The Daucus carota subsp. sativus chromosome 9, DH1 v3.0, whole genome shotgun sequence genome window below encodes:
- the LOC108201420 gene encoding receptor-like protein 46: protein MVLSSNTFTGVILPFIQNLSKLETLRLEDNMFSGEIPSWLFDIASLKNLYLGGNKFIWNNQVKIVPKCMLSQLSLKSCKMTADIPEWISTQKNLNMLELSDNQLTGNFPLWMAEMEIENLLLSRNKLTGSIPFSLFQSQNLSVLDLSRNNFSGELPQNVGHALKMKVLVLSGNSFSGSFPKSIADLPSLILLDLSRNRLSGNTLPVFKSYLTPHYVDLSSNELSGDIPVSLFSATSILALGKNKFSGSFPRNLTDDAALEYLDLHDNNITGYFPDYFISKLSNLQVLSLRNNSLHGPLWSNSFYGSGLQILDLSSNSLDGSIPSELELSGSSSGYMAGDGKGEIKVNWIEATVSLFSGMYTITIETNDLTVNWKNAVQGLSSHNREMYTLLDLSNNKFSGDVPDSYGNLWGLKLLNLSYNKLSGYIPQSFGDLQSIEALDLSNNNISGTIPQSFSKLDQLSVLDVSNNKLSGEIPRGGQMDTMNDPSYFANNSGLCGMQIRVNCSKDEPPPNDGQDEDDDDEKEPWFLWTGAWIGFPLGLISSVLTAFLGGYFVIPTAKYHSIHYRQR from the coding sequence ATGGTGTTGAGCAGCAACACTTTCACTGGTGTAATCCTAccatttatacaaaatttgagCAAATTGGAAACACTTCGACTGGAAGATAACATGTTTTCTGGAGAAATCCCCTCCTGGTTATTTGACATTGCGAGTTTGAAGAATTTGTATCTTGGAGGAAACAAGTTCATTTGGAATAACCAAGTCAAAATAGTTCCCAAGTGTATGCTTTCTCAACTCTCTCTCAAATCATGTAAAATGACTGCAGACATTCCGGAATGGATTTCCACTCAAAAGAATCTTAATATGCTCGAACTGAGTGACAATCAGCTCACAGGAAACTTCCCACTTTGGATGGCAGAGATGGAAATTGAAAATCTACTACTCTCACGGAACAAACTTACTGGGTCAATACCCTTTTCACTTTTTCAGTCTCAAAATTTATCTGTTTTGGATCTTTCAAGAAACAATTTCTCAGGGGAGTTGCCACAAAATGTCGGTCATGCTTTAAAGATGAAGGTACTAGTGCTTTCTGGAAACAGTTTTTCAGGGTCGTTCCCGAAATCCATCGCAGATCTCCCTTCACTAATACTACTAGACTTGTCAAGAAACAGACTCTCTGGCAACACACTCCCGGTTTTCAAATCTTATTTGACACCACATTATGTTGATCTCTCCTCTAATGAACTATCCGGTGACATTCCCGTGTCACTTTTCAGCGCAACTAGTATTCTTGCACTAGGGAAAAATAAGTTCTCTGGAAGCTTCCCTAGGAACCTCACTGATGATGCTGCACTCGAATATCTTGATCTACATGACAACAACATTACAGGTTATTTTCcagattattttatttcaaaattatccaaCCTTCAGGTTCTGAGTTTACGTAACAACTCACTACATGGCCCATTGTGGTCCAACTCATTCTATGGAAGTGGACTCCAAATTCTTGATCTCTCAAGTAACAGTCTTGATGGAAGTATCCCCTCAGAGTTAGAACTGAGTGGAAGCTCCTCAGGATACATGGCCGGTGATGGTAAGGGGGAGATAAAGGTGAACTGGATTGAGGCCACAGTTTCATTATTCAGTGGCATGTACACCATTACAATCGAGACGAATGATTTAACAGTGAACTGGAAGAATGCTGTGCAAGGTCTCTCAAGTCATAATCGAGAAATGTATACTTTACTAGACTTGTCAAACAATAAGTTTTCAGGTGATGTTCCAGATTCATATGGAAATCTCTGGGGGCTGAAGCTTCTCAACCTCTCCTACAATAAACTCTCAGGATATATACCACAAAGTTTTGGAGATCTACAAAGTATTGAAGCACTGGACCTGTCTAACAACAATATTTCTGGTACAATTCCACAATCATTTAGTAAGTTAGATCAACTATCCGTGTTAGATGTGAGCAACAACAAGCTAAGTGGTGAAATCCCGCGGGGTGGACAAATGGACACGATGAATGATCCGAGTTATTTTGCCAACAACAGTGGATTATGTGGGATGCAAATCAGAGTGAATTGTTCGAAAGACGAGCCACCGCCAAATGATGGAcaagatgaggatgatgatgatgaaaaaGAGCCATGGTTCTTGTGGACAGGAGCGTGGATTGGATTCCCACTAGGCTTGATTTCGTCGGTATTAACAGCATTTCTTGGTGGGTATTTTGTTATACCAACAGCAAAGTACCACTCGATTCACTACAGGCAGAGATAA
- the LOC135149155 gene encoding receptor-like protein 46, producing IEILKNLNLGGNKLVWNNNVKVFPKCMLSQLSLKSCKFSSDIPEWISTQKNLDILDLSNSSLTGKFPLWLAEMDIKSILLSHNKLTGSIPSRLFQSSSLSILALSKNNFSGELPENIGDAHNIKVLMLSANNLSGAIPKSIADIPELVLLDLSRNKFSGNTFPVFDPNGSLYYGDFSSNELSGEIPVSFCKDTGILALGENKFSGRLPRGLTNMIRLEYLDLHDNNITGNFPEFLSQLSSLEVLSVRNNSLHGSLPSKLFSNKSSLQILDLSSNNLVGSIPSELGSLVVMSGGSIDFINTITPISGMFTFTMEIDGLMVYWKKAIQGLSGNNRHFYTLLDLSNNKLSGDIPVSIGHLKGLKLLNISNNRLSGNIPQSLGDLESIEALDLSNNNISGTIPQSFKKLNELSVLDVSNNKLSGKIPRGAQMDTMNDPSYFANNSGLCGMQIRVTCSEHELKPEAHVDGDDGEQESWFLWGGVWSGYPLGFISSILIAFFSRYFVIPTQKYHSIHYRYR from the exons ATAGAGATTCTCAAGAATTTGAATCTTGGAGGAAACAAATTAGTTTGGAATAACAATGTCAAAGTATTTCCCAAGTGTATGCTTTCTCAACTCTCTCTCAAATCATGCAAATTTTCCTCAGACATTCCAGAATGGATTTCCACTcaaaagaatcttgatattCTCGATCTGAGCAACAGTAGTCTTACTGGAAAATTCCCTCTCTGGCTTGCTGAAATGGATATTAAGAGCATACTCCTGTCTCATAACAAGCTAACTGGTTCAATACCATCTCGCCTTTTTCAATCTTCGAGTTTATCCATTTTGGCTCtttcaaaaaacaatttttcGGGAGAGTTGCCAGAAAATATAGGTGATGCTCATAACATCAAGGTACTTATGCTGTCTGCAAATAATTTGTCAGGGGCCATCCCAAAATCCATTGCAGATATCCCTGAACTAGTGCTATTAGACTTGTCAAGAAACAAATTCTCTGGCAACACATTCCCAGTTTTTGATCCTAATGGCTCACTTTATTATGGTGATTTCTCCTCTAATGAACTTTCAGGTGAAATTCCAGTGTCATTTTGCAAAGACACTGGTATTCTTGCACTAGGGGAAAATAAGTTTTCTGGCAGGCTGCCTAGGGGTCTAACAAATATGATAAGGCTTGAATATCTTGATCTCCATGACAACAACATCACAGGTAATTTTCCAGAATTTCTTTCCCAACTATCCAGCCTTGAAGTTCTTAGTGTACGTAACAACTCTCTACATGGCTCACTACCATCCAAGTTGTTCTCCAACAAAAGTAGCCTCCAAATTCTTGATCTCTCAAGCAACAATCTTGTTGGAAGTATCCCTTCGGAGTTAGGAAGTCTAGTGGTAATGAGTGGAGGTTCTATTGATTTTATA AATACGATTACACCAATCAGTGGCATGTTCACCTTTACAATGGAGATCGATGGCCTTATGGTGTACTGGAAGAAGGCTATACAAGGTCTCTCAGGTAATAACCGACATTTCTACACTTTGCTAGACTTGTCAAATAATAAGTTGTCTGGTGATATTCCAGTTTCCATAGGACATCTCAAGGGACTGAAGCTACTCAACATATCCAACAACAGGCTCTCGGGAAATATACCACAAAGTTTAGGGGATCTGGAGAGTATAGAGGCTCTTGACTTATCTAACAACAATATCTCTGGTACAATTCCACAATCATTTAAGAAATTAAATGAACTGTCTGTGTTAGATGTGAGTAACAACAAGTTAAGTGGCAAAATCCCGCGGGGTGCACAAATGGACACGATGAATGATCCAAGTTATTTTGCTAACAACAGTGGATTATGCGGCATGCAAATCAGAGTGACATGTTCAGAACATGAGCTAAAACCAGAGGCACACGTAGATGGTGATGATGGTGAACAAGAGTCTTGGTTCTTGTGGGGAGGAGTGTGGAGCGGATATCCACTTGGTTTCATTTCTTCAATCTTGATAGCATTTTTTAGTAGGTACTTTGTTATACCAACACAGAAGTACCACTCAATCCACTATAGGTACAGATAA
- the LOC108201419 gene encoding receptor-like protein 46, giving the protein MTFMAQFQHNFFHLRYLHFLNISYNQISGEISGNGLANLTSIVRLDMSNNHFYGSIPAQLFYLRLLRFLDLSDNSLKGSLSTEIGKLGNSRTLKLDGNSLFGNIPLQIGNLTKLQHISISLNELSGGIPDSIFTLKRLEGLDLSSNNLRMQIPSQIGNLSRISTLVISKNSFTGAIPTSVRNLSKLETLQLEDNMLGGETPSWLFDMESLKNLFLGGNKINWNKIVKIVPKCMLSRLSLRSSQISGDIPEWISTQKNLDILELSYNQLTGIFPPWLAELEVGNLLLSNNELSGSIPSRLFQSQRLSVLALSRNNFSGELPKNVGDAKEISVLMLSGNNLSGPVPESIVDMHQLLLLDLSRNNLSGPVPAFDADGFLMYVDLSSNKLSGDVPSSLGISMIVLALGKNKFSGNLPRNLTDMKYLEHLDIHDNNITGNFPEFFSQMSALQVLILRNNSLHSLQSNSFSNQSALRILDLSNNNLVGSIPLDLGNVVSMAGIFDRYYISIRTNGIQVNWIEASITLITGMFTFKIEMNELTVNWKNAIQGLSSHSRHIYSLLDLSKNKLSGEIPASLGLLKELKLLNFSNNRLSGHIPRSFGDLESIETLDLSYNDISGTIPQSFSKLKQLSVLDVSNNKLSGEIPRGGQMDTINDQSYFANNSGLCGMQIKVKCSEDEPTSDDVQEEDDDVEQEPWFLWTGVWIGFLLGFISSVLTAFLSGYFVLPIPKYNSIHYRHR; this is encoded by the coding sequence ATGACATTCATGGCTCAATTCCAGCACAACTTTTTTCATCTAAGATATCTGCACTTTCTTAATATCTCATATAATCAGATATCAGGGGAAATTTCAGGCAATGGCTTGGCCAATCTCACCAGTATAGTTCGCCTGGACATGAGTAACAATCACTTTTATGGTTCAATTCCAGCACAACTTTTCTACTTGAGGCTTCTGCGGTTTCTTGATTTAAGTGATAATTCATTAAAGGGCAGTTTAAGTACTGAAATTGGAAAGCTTGGAAATTCGAGGACATTAAAGTTGGATGGGAATTCTCTTTTTGGAAATATTCCTTTACAGATTGGTAATCTGACAAAGTTGCAGCATATTTCAATAAGCCTGAATGAACTTTCTGGTGGGATTCCAGATTCAATCTTCACTCTGAAGAGACTAGAAGGATTGGATTTAAGTAGTAATAATTTACGGATGCAGATTCCTAGTCAAATTGGAAACTTGTCACGCATTTCCACTTTGGTAATAAGCAAGAACAGCTTCACAGGTGCAATCCCAACATCTGTACGAAATTTGAGCAAATTAGAAACACTTCAACTGGAAGACAATATGCTTGGTGGAGAAACACCCTCCTGGTTATTTGACATGGAGAGTCTGAAGAATTTGTTTCTAGGAGGAAATAAGATAAATTGGAATAAGATTGTCAAAATAGTTCCAAAGTGCATGCTTTCTAGACTCTCTCTCAGATCAAGTCAAATTTCCGGAGACATTCCTGAATGGATTTCCACTCAAAAGAATCTCGACATTCTAGAACTGAGTTATAATCAGCTCACAGGAATATTTCCACCTTGGCTTGCTGAGTTGGAAGTTGGAAATCTGCTACTGTCAAATAACGAGCTTAGTGGTTCAATCCCATCTCGCCTTTTTCAATCTCAGAGATTATCAGTTTTGGCGCTGTCAAGAAACAACTTTTCAGGGGAGTTGCCAAAAAATGTTGGTGATGCTAAGGAGATATCAGTTCTTATGCTTTCTGGGAACAATTTATCAGGGCCAGTCCCAGAATCCATTGTAGATATGCATCAACTATTGCTACTGGACTTGTCAAGAAACAATTTATCAGGGCCAGTCCCAGCTTTTGATGCTGATGGTTTTCTGATGTATGTTGATCTCTCTTCTAACAAACTATCAGGTGACGTTCCCTCATCACTTGGAATATCTATGATTGTTCTTGCGCTAGGGAAAAATAAGTTCTCTGGCAATTTGCCTAGGAATTTGACAGATATGAAATATCTAGAACATCTAGATATCCATGACAACAACATTACAGGTAATTTCCCggaatttttttcccaaatgtcAGCCCTTCAAGTCCTGATCCTACGTAACAACTCTTTACATTCATTACAATCTAATTCATTCTCCAACCAGAGTGCACTCCGAATTCTTGATCTTTCAAATAACAATCTTGTTGGAAGTATCCCTTTAGACTTGGGAAATGTAGTATCAATGGCTGGAATCTTTGATAGATATTATATTTCCATACGTACTAATGGAATACAGGTTAACTGGATTGAGGCTTCGATTACATTAATCACAGGCATGTTTACCTTCAAAATAGAGATGAATGAACTCACAGTGAACTGGAAGAATGCTATACAAGGTCTCTCAAGTCATAGCCGACATATCTATTCTTTGCTAGACTTGTCAAAGAATAAATTGTCAGGTGAAATTCCAGCTTCATTAGGACTTCTCAAGGAACTTAAACTTCTCAACTTCTCCAACAATAGACTCTCTGGACATATACCACGAAGTTTCGGGGATCTAGAAAGTATAGAGACATTAGACCTATCATACAATGATATCTCTGGTACAATTCCACAATCATTCAGTAAGCTAAAACAACTGTCTGTGCTAGATGTGAGCAACAACAAGCTAAGTGGCGAAATCCCACGAGGAGGACAAATGGACACAATAAATGATCAGAGTTATTTTGCTAACAACAGTGGATTGTGTGGGATGCAAATCAAGGTCAAATGTTCTGAAGATGAGCCAACATCAGATGATGTGCAAGAAGAGGATGATGATGTTGAACAAGAGCCATGGTTCTTGTGGACGGGAGTGTGGATCGGATTCCTTCTTGGCTTCATTTCATCAGTATTAACAGCCTTTCTTAGTGGCTACTTTGTTCTACCAATACCAAAATACAACTCAATTCACTATAGGCACAGATGA
- the LOC108200654 gene encoding phosphate transporter PHO1 homolog 1, producing MVKFSKQFEGQLVPEWKEAFVDYGQLKKDLKKIHLLNVENAPSNNHESSLSKTIFSSIRKSSLFRNKRREHGIIHVHKKLESSESKGDMYETELLEQFADDSDAAVDFFSCLDLQLNKVNQFFKNKEKEFLERWESLEKQMGILLELKSALKSQHANEVSSNNSKEDDSISGTISCDEESPRYITEQEQKQGNETDDQFDQNDLQFSGSSKFDEAFKSIKLKRADSNPRTASGRFFSSQGKNLKIHIPLTNPTRTFSYLLWDDLIKQSSKKGGMDGRKLHINKTKIHHAEKMIRGAFIELYKGLGYLKTYRNLNMLAFSKILKKFDKVTNKQVLPIYLKVVESSYFNSSDKVMKLADEVEEMFVKHFAEDDKRKAMKYLKPTQRTESHAVTFFIGLFTGCFIAFLIGYGIMAHIAGMYRPQSDTVYMETVYPVLSMFSLLFLHFFLYGCNIFAWRKTRINYSFIFELSPTKDLKYRDVFLICTMSMTAVVGVLFIHISLMAKGYSYTQIQVIPGLLLLISLLLLVCPINIVYKSSRYRLLRVLRNIVLSPLYKVVMLDFFMADQLCSQVPMLRNLEYVTCYYITGSYKTQDYGYCMRTKNYRDLAYAVSFLPYYWRAMQCARRWFDEGETSHLINLGKYVSAMLAAGAKVAYEKERTIGWLCLVVIMSSVATVYQLYWDFVKDWGLLQKDSKNPWLRNELMLRQKFIYFLSMGLNLILRLAWLQTVLHYNLGSIDYRITGLILAALEVIRRGQWNFYRLENEHLNNAGKFRAVKIVPLPFHEVDDED from the exons ATGGTGAAGTTTTCTAAACAGTTTGAGGGTCAGCTTGTGCCTGAGTGGAAAGAGGCCTTTGTTGATTATGGGCAGCTGAAGAAAGATCTCAAGAAAATCCATCTCCTGAACGTCGAAAATGCACCTTCCAATAACCATGAGAGCTCTTTAAGCAAAACCATCTTTTCCTCTATTAGGAAAAGCTCATTATTTCGCAACAAACGTAGAGAACATGGGATAATTCAT GTTCATAAGAAACTTGAATCATCTGAAAGCAAAGGTGATATGTACGAGACTGAACTTCTGGAGCAGTTTGCTGATGATAGTGATGCAGCTGTcgattttttttcatgtttggaCCTCCAACTTAATAAAGTGaaccaattttttaaaaacaaagagAAGGAGTTCTTGGAGAGATGGGAATCACTGGAGAAACAAATGGGGATTCTTCTTGAGCTGAAGAGTGCGCTTAAATCACAGCATGCTAATGAAGTTTCTTCGAATAATTCCAAGGAAGACGACTCCATTTCAGGCACCATTTCATGTG ATGAAGAATCCCCCAGGTATATAACAGAGCAGGAGCAGAAGCAGGGTAACGAGACTGATGATCAGTTTGATCAGAATGATTTGCAGTTCTCCGGCTcttctaaatttgatgaggCTTTTAAATCAATAAAACTAAAAAGGGCAGACTCAAATCCAAGAACTGCCTCTGGTCGATTTTTCAGTTCTCAAggaaaaaatcttaaaatacataTTCCTCTCACAAATCCAACTCGCAcattttcatatttactttggGATGATCTAATTAAGCAGTCCTCGAAGAAAGGTGGTATGGACGGAAGAAAGCTGCAcattaacaaaacaaaaatacacCATGCTGAAAAAATGATAAGAGGGGCTTTCATTGAGCTCTATAAAGGTCTTGGCTATCTGAAAACTTACAG GAATTTGAACATGCTTgctttttcaaagattttgaaGAAATTCGACAAA GTTACAAACAAACAAGTTCTTCCCATTTATTTAAAAGTTGTTGAAAGCTCTTACTTCAACAGCTCAGACAAG GTTATGAAGTTGGCTGATGAAGTTGAGGAAATGTTTGTCAAACACTTTGCTGAAGATGATAAAAGGAAGGCGATGAAATATCTTAAACCGACTCAAAGAACTGAATCTCATGCTGTCACCTTCTTCATTG GGTTATTCACAGGATGCTTCATCGCGTTCTTAATTGGCTATGGGATTATGGCGCATATAGCAGGAATGTATAGACCTCAGTCCGATACAGTGTACATGGAAACTGTTTATCCGGTTCTTAG CATGTTCAGCCTGTTATTTCTACATTTCTTTCTGTACGGATGCAACATTTTTGCGTGGAGGAAGACTCGTATAAATTATAGCTTCATCTTTGAACTGTCCCCAACAAAAGACCTCAAGTACAGGGATGTGTTCTTGATCTGTACAATGTCAATGACGGCCGTGGTTGGTGTCTTGTTTAttcatatatcacttatggcCAAGGGGTATTCCTACACTCAAATACAAGTCATTCCTGGTCTACTTTTACTG ATTTCTCTTCTACTACTAGTCTGCCCCATCAACATAGTCTACAAATCAAGCCGTTATCGCTTACTTCGCGTGCTTAGAAATATTGTTCTATCCCCTTTATACAAG GTTGTAATGCTTGACTTCTTTATGGCTGATCAACTATGTAGCCAG GTGCCAATGCTTAGGAACCTCGAGTATGTCACCTGCTACTACATAACAGGAAGCTACAAAACTCAGGATTACGGATATTGCATGAGAACAAAAAATTACAGAGACCTTGCTTATGCAGTTTCCTTCCTTCCATATTATTGGAGGGCTATGCAG TGTGCTCGGAGGTGGTTTGATGAAGGAGAAACTAGCCACCTTATAAATCTTGGTAAATATGTATCTGCAATGTTGGCAGCAGGAGCAAAAGTGGCCTATGAGAAAGAAAGGACTATAGGATGGCTTTGTCTAGTTGTGATCATGTCTAGTGTTGCAACTGTTTATCAATTATACTGGGATTTTGTTAAGGATTGGGGTCTGTTACAGAAGGATTCCAAGAATCCCTGGTTAAGAAATGAGTTAATGCTTCGTCAAAAATTCATCTACTTCCTCTCTATG GGATTAAACCTGATCCTCAGGCTAGCCTGGTTACAAACCGTCCTCCACTACAATTTGGGCAGCATTGATTACCGAATCACAGGGCTAATTTTAGCAGCTCTTGAAGTCATTAGACGAGGACAGTGGAATTTTTACAG ATTGGAGAATGAGCATCTAAACAATGCTGGCAAGTTCAGAGCAGTTAAAATAGTACCACTTCCTTTTCATGAAGTTGATGATGAAGATTGA
- the LOC108200258 gene encoding phosphoenolpyruvate carboxylase 4 encodes MTDITDDIAEEISYQSFEDDCKLLGNLLHDVLQHSVGNAIRDKLERIRVLAQSACVMRTSGIEDMADYLEKELASNLSNMTLEEASTLARAFSQFLSFMGIAETHHRLRNAQDAEKVSKSCDSTFNQLLQSGVSPDELYDAVCKQEVEIVLTAHPTQINRRTLQYKHIRLAHLLEYNNRPNLGREDREMLIEDLVREITSIWQTDELRRHKPTPVDEARAGLNIVEQSLWKAVPQYLRRVSNALKKHTGKPLPLTCTPVTFGSWMGGDRDGNPNVTARVTKDVSLLSRWMAIDLYIREVDHLRFELSVNKCTDRLSKMAHEILAKEALSENGNGSWNQQVNWSQAKHQNQYNSALPRQLPAGAHIPPCTECKDVTEYPRLELPGTEYMPLNREDGKASPSQDSFKGLTVTTENLNTTNSGSPQTTPRAGSGPLSAQRKLFAESQTGKTSFHKLLEPSLSQRPGIAPYRIILGDVKEKLVRTRTRLELQLDNSPIEQDPCDFYETSSQLLEPLLLCYDSLQSCGSGVIADGRLSDLIRRVATFGMGLMKLDLRQESGRHAETLDAITKYLDMGKYSEWDEGKKLEFLTRELKGKRPLVPPSIEVPPDVKEVLETFRIAAILGQDSLGAYVISMASNASDVLAVELLQKDTRLAVAGELGRPCPSGTLRVVPLFETVTDLRGAGSVIRELLSIDWYREHIIKNHNGHQEVMVGYSDSGKDAGRFTAAWELYKAQENVVAACKEYGIKVTLFHGRGGSIGRGGGPTHLAIQSQPPGSVMGTLRTTEQGEMVQAKFGLPETAIRQLEIYTTAVLLATLRPPQPPKEEKWRTLMDKISEISCSTYRNTVYENPEFITYFQEATPQAELGNLNIGSRPTRRKSAGGIGHLRAIPWIFAWTQTRFVLPAWLGVGSGLKGVCEAGHTDELRAIYKEWPFFQSTIDLIEMVLGKADIPIAKHYDDVLVSESRRELGVELRKELSTTENYVLQVTGHEKLSENNKSLRKLIESRLPFLNPLNMLQVEILKRLRNDNNNSKLRDALLITINGIAAGMRNTG; translated from the exons atGACGGACATAACGGACGATATAGCGGAGGAAATATCGTACCAGAGCTTTGAAGATGACTGTAAATTGTTAGGTAACCTTCTTCACGATGTGCTTCAGCATAGTGTTGGTAACGCTATTCGCGACAAGCTCGAACGAATTCGTGTCCTCGCTCAG AGTGCGTGTGTGATGAGGACATCGGGGATTGAAGACATGGCAGATTACCTGGAGAAGGAATTAGCATCTAATTTATCAAACATGACTTTAGAGGAAGCATCCACTCTTGCCAGAGCTTTCAGTCAGTTTCTCTCTTTTATGGGCATAGCTGAAACTCATCACAG GTTGAGGAATGCTCAAGATGCGGAAAAAGTATCAAAGTCTTGTGATAGCACTTTTAATCAGTTGCTTCAAAGTGGAGTTTCCCCTGATGAGCTTTATGATGCTGTTTGCAAGCAG GAGGTTGAGATTGTTCTCACTGCACATCCCACTCAAATAAACAGGCGGACTTTACAGTACAAACACATTAGACTTGCG CATTTGTTAGAGTACAACAACCGGCCGAATCTTGGGCGTGAAGATCGGGAGATGCTGATTGAAGATCTG GTAAGAGAAATAACCTCAATATGGCAGACCGATGAACTCAGGCGCCACAAACCTACACCTGTAGATGAAGCAAGAGCTG GCTTAAACATCGTGGAGCAGTCCCTATGGAAAGCTGTGCCTCAATATTTACGACGTGTCAGCAATGCACTTAAAAAG CACACTGGAAAGCCACTTCCTCTAACATGCACACCAGTAACATTTGGATCTTGGATGGGTGGTGATAGGGATGGAAATCCAAATGTGACAGCAAGG GTAACAAAAGATGTGTCCCTCTTATCCAGGTGGATGGCTATTGATCTCTACATTCGCGAAGTCGATCATCTCAGATTTGAACTTTCAGTGAACAAGTGCACTGATAGACTATCAAAGATGGCACATGAAATTTTAGCGAAAG AAGCTTTATCTGAGAATGGGAATGGAAGCTGGAATCAACAAGTGAATTGGAGTCAGGCAAAACATCAAAATCAATACAATTCAGCTCTTCCTAGACAACTTCCAGCTGGAGCACATATACCACCTTGTACAG AATGCAAGGACGTAACTGAGTATCCTCGTCTAGAGCTTCCTGGTACTGAATACATGCCTTTAAATCGTGAG GATGGAAAGGCTTCTCCAAGCCAGGATTCATTCAAAGGACTTACAGTAACAACTGAAAATTTGAATACAACTAATTCAGGAAGTCCCCAGACCACACCCCGTGCTGGTTCTGGTCCACTATCCGCTCAAAGAAAACTTTTTGCTGAATCTCAGACTGGAAAGACTAGCTTTCACAAGCTTCTGGAACCAAGCCTATCTCAACGCCCAGGAATTGCACCTTATAGAATCATTCTCGGGGATGTAAAGGAAAAG CTTGTGAGGACCCGGACACGACTTGAGCTTCAACTCGATAATTCTCCCATTGAACAGGATCCTTGTGATTTTTATGAGACTTCAAGTCAGCTGTTGGAACCACTCCTTCTATGTTATGATTCTCTG CAATCATGTGGATCAGGGGTTATAGCTGATGGTCGACTCTCTGACCTTATCAGAAGAGTTGCTACTTTCGGGATGGGTTTAATGAAGCTTGACTTACGTCAG GAATCAGGTAGACATGCTGAGACACTTGATGCAATTACCAAGTATCTAGATATGGGTAAATATAGCGAGTGGGATGAAGGCAAAAAACTCGAGTTTCTAACAAGGGAATTGAAAGGGAAGAGACCTCTAGTTCCTCCAAGTATCGAG GTTCCTCCTGATGTTAAAGAAGTCCTGGAGACATTTCGAATTGCTGCAATACTGGGGCAGGATTCTCTTGGTGCATATGTTATTTCAATGGCCTCAAAC GCAAGTGATGTACTTGCCGTGGAGCTTTTGCAGAAAGATACGCGTCTTGCTGTTGCTGGAGAGCTAGGCAGGCCATGTCCAAGTGGGAC ACTGCGAGTGGTGCCTCTTTTCGAAACAGTGACGGACTTGAGGGGAGCTGGCTCTGTTATAAGGGAGTTGTTATCAATTGATTGGTACCGTGAGCACATAATAAAGAACCATAATGGGCACCAGGAG GTGATGGTTGGTTATTCTGATTCTGGTAAAGATGCTGGCCGGTTTACTGCTGCATGGGAGCTTTATAAAGCTCAAGAGAATGTTGTTGCTGCATGCAAAGAATATGGCATAAAAGTCACTCTCTTTCATGGGCGTGGAGGGAGTATAGGGCGTGGTGGAGGTCCAACACACCTTGCAATTCAATCCCAACCGCCTGGTTCTGTGATG GGTACACTGAGGACAACTGAACAGGGAGAAATGGTGCAGGCGAAATTCGGTTTACCAGAAACAGCTATTCGACAACTAGAAATATACACCACAGCCGTGTTGCTTGCCACCCTACGTCCTCCACAACCACCTAAAGAAGAAAAATGGCGTACCCTGATGGATAAAATATCAGAAATCAGCTGCAGTACTTACAGGAACACAGTCTACGAGAACCCTGAATTCATTACTTACTTCCAGGAAGCTACTCCACAAGCTGAGCTAGGCAACCTTAATATAGGAAGCCGGCCCACAAGAAGGAAAAGCGCGGGAGGAATTGGACATCTACGCGCAATTCCATGGATATTTGCATGGACTCAGACTAGATTTGTTCTTCCAGCTTGGCTTGGAGTTGGATCAGGTCTAAAGGGTGTTTGTGAGGCAGGACATACAGATGAACTAAGAGCAATTTACAAAGAATGGCCATTCTTCCAATCTACGATAGATCTTATAGAGATGGTATTGGGGAAAGCGGACATTCCAATAGCCAAACATTATGATGATGTTCTTGTGTCTGAGAGCAGACGAGAACTTGGTGTTGAACTAAGGAAGGAACTCTCAACCACTGAAAACTATGTATTGCAGGTTACTGGGCATGAAAAGCTTTCAGAGAATAACAAGAGCTTAAgaaagctgattgaaagcaggCTTCCATTTCTGAACCCGTTGAACATGTTACAGGTGGAGATACTGAAGAGACTGCGAAATGATAATAACAACTCTAAACTTAGAGATGCATTGCTTATAACTATAAATGGGATTGCTGCTGGAATGAGGAACACAGGATAG